aggcagaagagctacgcagattcaaaacgcaaggagacagtttaggaagtcgagaccgagtttatcttcgagtatcaccacttcgaggagttaagcgctttggatttaagggaaagttagtgccatgttttgtaggcccatacaaagttttggaacgtatgggataAGTTGGAGTTTCCTgaaggattatcaggagttcacgacgtgttccatgtttcccagttgaacaagtgccacgcagagatggctggcatactgctgagagatacagtgccgctggaagcaattcagctggacagtgatttgacctatgaggagaaaccagtcaagattatagagtatgccagtcgagtcacccgcagcaaggttatcaagttttgcaaagttcagtggagccaccacacggaggatgaagccacttgggagtgAGAGAAAGAACtattgaaggaccaccctcacctattttctagccaacccgaatctcgagggcgagattcatcttaaggggggtaggtttgtaacatcccaaatttccaatttggaatgttatacattagatcatcattgcatatcatattttattgctttgtggttgatcctagaaattctacacaactcaaggaccctcggagagagttggggatttcgttatttttatatttgagtttttctcaaattttgaaaataggatcatttgattttatttatttaatcttcaattatttctattatcaaaatatgagagagggaataaaatgactttcccaaaaataaagaaatattgaggatttaataaaaaatcaaataaggttttatttgctattttatttgaatttaggaaaaattgcacgttttcacaAATTGCACTTagagccaaaaaaatgttcatcctgttctaaatattttatttagacggagaaaatttgttttggcatttttagatttttatttatttttctagaatttttttaggcgcagcgaaattgtttaaaaaaaagaagagagagagacctgcgcccgactgggccaagggcccagccgagcgaggccggcccagccgccgccgccttccccaccgaacTCGGGAGGAGTATGAACCGGagccgcctcgcgccgccgaccccctccccaagtcaacCCCCATCCTTTAAATAGCCACCCCGGGGCCCCTCCTGGAGccccgagtcgccgccgccgccccgccgcctgcgtCGCCGCACGCTGCCGCCGNNNNNNNNNNNNNNNNNNNNNNNNNNNNNNNNNNNNNNNNNNNNNNNNNNNNNNNNNNNNNNNNNNNNNNNNNNNNNNNNNNNNNNNNNNNNNNNNNNNNNNNNNNNNNNNNNNNNNNNNNNNNNNNNNNNNNNNNNNNNNNNNNNNNNNNNNNNNNNNNNNNNNNNNNNNNNNNNNNNNNNNNNNNNNNNNNNNNNNNNNNNNNNNNNNNNNNNNNNNNNNNNNNNNNNNNNNNNNNNNNNNNNNNNNNNNNNNNNNNNNNNNNNNNNNNNNNNNNNNNNNNNNNNNNNNNNNNNNNNNNNNNNNNNNNNNNNNNNNNNNNNNNNNNNNNNNNNNNNNNNNNNNNNNNNNNNNNNNNNNNNNNNNNNNNNNNNNNNNNNNNNNNNNNNNNNNNNNNNNNNNNNNNNNNNNNNNNNNNNNNNNNNNNNNNNNNNNNNNNNNNNNNNNNNNNNNNNNNNNNNNNNNNNNNNNNNNNNNNNNNNNNNNNNNNNNNNNNNNNNNNNCATAGCCGCCGACCCGCCAGAGCCCCGCCGGACCGAACCGtggtagccgccccgccgcccggtttCTGAGAAAAAACCTGATCCGGTTTTTTTAgcaaaccctagttttcgtttttttaaatagatcagttttttcGGCTCATTTATTTAGCGAGCACCCGCTCGGCCATTCATTTTAACGAACTCATTTTTtgtttagtttctgttaacgaacgttcttTCGTTAACCTGtccgttgtttttctttttcttggattaaatccgcgggttttctgatcgcgatctctgatccgatgttcgttctagtttaacttttcgctcatttatcgaaatcaggcgattcaagcgcctggagtttcgtctcgaaaccctctttctgtttaaccaactcaaacaagtttttgccactgtaaaaattgccctaggtccagaatagtaaacgaagcttgtttcttttgccgtttgtcttttgttgcttcgttcgttttgattctttttgccaaccgaagttcttaagttgaactttctggttagatctcttgttcgagttttacctatgcattagttgagtacttattgtatgcttgtttgtttgcgatatagtacccggagtgcgccgcttgctacttctaatcgctaggtttcccggatcatcaggaaggcaagtaacactttgatcatatctcctactacccagttttattgcattagatcaatcctcacacattgcatgattaggatctaattaaattgtgggtttggggagtagttgaggtagaacctattacctgtttattatcaaacctttgggagttactctacgtttgcttattattgctatgctatgctagtagacgtggattgggtgagtgtatccatgacagatgtgagattgttaattaatggtttatttaagggaCAATTCCATTCTTGCCCCTAGTTGGTTCCCACccccgggttttgcccttacttttcgggcatgctcagttttgcccttagtttTTCCCCTCCGTCAGCTCGAATGCCCTTCTGTCACAGCTCCGCTTGGTCAGCACCGTTTGACCGTGACGGCTCGACATTTTGGACACATTTGCCCCTGGGTTTGATACCCCCCACCTGTTTAGTCGTCTTCTAGCTCCCGCTTCACAAGAAAACAGAGAAGCGGCTGGGAAGAGAGGTGTGACATCATGGTGTGGGGAGAGGTGGGAAGGACCATGTCGACGTCGGCCATCTCGTCGGAGAACTCGCCGCCGGCAGCCGAACAGGTTTGATAGCTCATCTGGTCCCCTGCTTTTCTAGGGTTTGCTAGATTTGGGGGTTAATTTCTGGATCTTGGCCTGATTTAGGTGGATGGGGTAGGCATTGTTCAGCACAGCTCCGAGTTCTACTTGGCAGACTCGACATACTGTGGCTTGGAGCCGCGCTCGAAGCATCGTTGCCCGAGGCACCAGCTAATCCCGGCTTGTCGTGTCGCCTGGGGAGGCGCAAGCACTGGACGTCGTTTTTTGGGTTGCCCTCTGGATGTATGATTTCATTTGCACTGCATTTTTGTTTCCATTTTCTTATTTAACTTTCAAGGAGAATTTTaatcaaatttattgattcagTTGCCAGATGAATGTGAATGGGCAGTTTGGGTTGACCCACCACCTCCAGAACGTGTTGGTCTTGCCTTTGAAGAACTGCACGAAGTGATCGAACATAGCTGGATCAGAAGTCACCACCTGGAGAAGAGATCAATTGATCTTGCGAAGAAGAATCGTGCATTGAACAAGGAGTTGAAGAAAATGAAAGAAATTATGTGCATAGGGACAATGTTGTTTGCTAGCATTTTCATTTGTTTTCTAGCAATCTCAATGGCTGTCTGTGCACAGAATGCACATTAGTTTATGATCTATGTAGCTCAAATGCACTTGTTATGTTATGAAGCTGTAATGAACATATGAAGTTGTATGAACCTAGCAGTTGTTATGTTATGTTATGAAGCTTTATGGACGCAACAATTTGCCAAATGCATGTATTGTGAAAAGAAAGATCAAACAGAACATAATTCACAACCAATCTTGCTGCAACTAGACATAGTTCACAAGTAGCATTTGATATTCTTCAACAACCAAAAGAACATAGTTCACAACCAATCTTGTTGCAACCAAAAGAACACATTACAACAAATCTAACAGTTTCAAACTTGCACAACACATTAGTACTCATTTTCCATATTTTGCCTTCTTGCTCCTTGTGTTGCTAGCTGGGATTGTCATCTCCCTAGCCCTGCTCCTAGTCAGTTTCACAGGGACTTGGGGAACAACTGGAGGGAGAACTTGCTCTTCACATGCAGCAACTCTTGCATCTACATTGCTGCCAGTAACTGAGCAAGGTTCTTC
The sequence above is drawn from the Triticum aestivum cultivar Chinese Spring chromosome 7A, IWGSC CS RefSeq v2.1, whole genome shotgun sequence genome and encodes:
- the LOC123147166 gene encoding uncharacterized protein, whose amino-acid sequence is MSTSAISSENSPPAAEQVDGVGIVQHSSEFYLADSTYCGLEPRSKHRCPRHQLIPACRVAWGGASTGRRFLGCPLDLPDECEWAVWVDPPPPERVGLAFEELHEVIEHSWIRSHHLEKRSIDLAKKNRALNKELKKMKEIMCIGTMLFASIFICFLAISMAVCAQNAH